One segment of Patescibacteria group bacterium DNA contains the following:
- a CDS encoding ABC transporter ATP-binding protein: protein MSKPIIKTKDLNVTYFLGKSNQVNALIGINLEIYPGEFIIFFGPSGCGKSTLLYSIAGLEKNITGDVFIADKNLSQLREKEIDKHRQKVIGMIFQAYYLIPSLSVVNNIVLPQLPLGINIKDRETKALELMKYFGVEVQARKLPNELSGGQQQRVAICRALINDPEIILADEPTGNLDSKSVQDVMKLLVKLNEEKKKTIILVTHNPATLDYAHRVFYMRDGKLTDIKNNREVGTILDQDKFVAPGTPAENLEKLTKTQADLALLGGDSLLLDIKAKAIVAEALSGLSTEEIGEIEYKVKGLLVKGVRQSGKLKSFLQERVNPFGPAWSKKRSVILADKISAIVKEIRSLSLVEREAKGLVESNIHGLSQAKELRKYLFDYFDFTASGINSLKRIDDLLKDFILDKIDETELARLLDESVATGGAGLNRRLVRKIIKHLRLLKLGKI from the coding sequence ATGTCTAAGCCGATAATTAAGACTAAAGACCTAAATGTTACTTATTTCCTGGGTAAAAGCAACCAGGTTAATGCTTTAATTGGCATTAACTTGGAAATTTATCCGGGCGAGTTCATAATTTTTTTCGGGCCATCCGGTTGTGGTAAATCCACGTTGCTTTATTCCATTGCCGGTTTGGAAAAAAATATTACCGGTGATGTCTTTATTGCCGATAAAAATTTATCTCAGCTTAGGGAGAAAGAGATTGATAAGCATCGGCAAAAGGTCATCGGTATGATTTTCCAGGCTTATTATTTAATTCCTTCTTTGAGTGTAGTCAATAATATAGTTTTACCGCAGCTGCCTTTAGGCATCAACATTAAAGACCGGGAAACAAAAGCGTTGGAATTAATGAAATATTTCGGCGTTGAGGTTCAAGCCCGGAAATTGCCTAATGAGTTATCTGGTGGTCAGCAACAACGGGTAGCAATTTGTCGCGCCCTGATTAATGATCCGGAAATAATCTTAGCTGATGAACCGACCGGTAATTTGGATTCCAAGTCGGTTCAAGATGTAATGAAGTTGCTGGTCAAACTTAATGAGGAAAAAAAGAAGACTATTATTTTAGTCACCCATAACCCGGCAACTTTGGACTACGCCCATCGGGTTTTTTATATGCGAGATGGCAAATTGACTGACATCAAGAATAACCGCGAGGTTGGTACGATTCTGGATCAGGATAAATTTGTTGCCCCCGGTACTCCGGCTGAGAATCTGGAAAAACTGACGAAAACTCAAGCAGATTTGGCACTATTGGGGGGAGATAGCTTACTACTGGATATTAAGGCCAAAGCGATAGTCGCCGAAGCTCTTTCCGGACTTTCAACCGAAGAGATAGGGGAGATTGAATACAAAGTTAAGGGCTTATTGGTCAAAGGAGTTAGACAGAGCGGGAAGTTGAAATCATTTTTACAGGAAAGGGTTAACCCTTTTGGTCCGGCTTGGTCCAAAAAAAGGTCAGTGATTTTAGCCGATAAGATTTCTGCTATTGTTAAGGAAATCAGGAGCTTATCTTTAGTTGAGCGGGAAGCTAAAGGGTTAGTGGAGAGTAATATACATGGCTTATCCCAAGCCAAGGAATTAAGGAAGTATTTATTTGATTATTTTGATTTCACCGCTTCCGGAATCAATTCACTCAAGAGAATTGATGATTTATTAAAGGATTTTATTTTGGATAAGATAGACGAAACTGAATTAGCTAGGCTTTTGGATGAGTCGGTGGCGACCGGGGGAGCCGGTTTAAATCGTCGATTAGTCAGAAAAATAATCAAGCATTTGAGACTTTTAAAACTGGGAAAAATATAA
- a CDS encoding ABC transporter permease, whose translation MNFFDALNLSLRMFKNRPLRTLLTILGVGVGIGTVLFLVSFGYGIQRAILSRITTADSLLSLDVNPGVSGLVEINKENISSMATIPGVVETSRMANIYSQINFNGNSSDGLSYIIDPSFFRLGGIKVSIGQEFSETEEDSAVISTAVASLFNVLPEEIIDQEIGLTFYINKVDENGNEDIQAIQASRKYRVVGVVDDENTSYVFVPFDDITESQINKFDQLKVKVSSVEEMGAVRDGIIEKGFLVSSLSDTIDQANKIFGVIQIILSLFGLVALLVSAIGMFNTMTIALLERTNEIGIMRSIGITGKDIRKIFLLESGIMGLMGGLGGIIIGFIGGLSVNLAINMLARNFGGKALNLFYTPWEFIFFIVVFSIIVGVLTGIYPSFRASKLNPLDALRYK comes from the coding sequence ATGAATTTTTTTGATGCCCTAAATCTTTCATTAAGAATGTTTAAAAATCGTCCGCTTAGGACTTTGTTGACTATTCTAGGCGTCGGTGTCGGTATCGGCACAGTTTTATTTTTAGTGTCTTTTGGTTATGGCATCCAGCGGGCGATTTTGAGCCGCATTACCACTGCCGATTCTTTGTTGAGCTTAGATGTCAATCCTGGCGTATCCGGCTTAGTGGAAATAAATAAGGAAAATATCAGTAGCATGGCGACAATTCCCGGCGTAGTTGAGACCAGCCGTATGGCTAATATTTACTCGCAGATAAATTTTAACGGCAATTCTTCAGACGGTTTGTCATACATTATTGATCCGTCCTTTTTTCGTTTAGGCGGCATTAAGGTTTCAATTGGGCAAGAATTTTCAGAGACGGAAGAGGATAGCGCGGTTATTTCCACTGCTGTGGCCTCGTTGTTTAATGTTTTACCGGAGGAGATAATAGATCAGGAGATTGGCTTAACTTTTTATATTAATAAAGTTGATGAAAATGGCAATGAAGATATCCAAGCGATTCAAGCCAGCAGGAAATACAGAGTTGTCGGGGTAGTGGATGATGAGAATACCAGCTATGTTTTCGTACCTTTTGATGATATAACAGAGAGCCAAATAAATAAATTTGACCAGCTAAAGGTCAAAGTATCATCAGTGGAGGAGATGGGAGCAGTGCGCGATGGCATTATTGAAAAAGGTTTTTTAGTTTCTTCATTGTCTGACACGATTGATCAAGCTAATAAAATTTTTGGTGTAATCCAGATTATTTTGTCGTTATTCGGCTTAGTGGCGCTTTTGGTTTCCGCGATCGGCATGTTTAATACGATGACGATTGCTTTATTGGAACGGACTAACGAAATCGGTATTATGAGGTCAATTGGCATTACCGGCAAGGATATCAGAAAAATATTTTTATTGGAATCTGGCATCATGGGACTTATGGGCGGGTTGGGCGGAATCATAATCGGTTTTATAGGCGGATTATCGGTCAATTTGGCGATTAATATGTTAGCTAGGAATTTTGGCGGCAAAGCGCTCAATCTTTTTTATACGCCCTGGGAATTTATTTTTTTCATTGTTGTTTTTTCCATTATTGTCGGTGTTCTCACTGGTATTTATCCTTCGTTTAGGGCTTCCAAACTTAATCCGCTGGACGCTCTAAGATATAAATAA